Proteins encoded by one window of Pseudonocardia sp. HH130629-09:
- a CDS encoding SDR family oxidoreductase → MTGSALAGRTAVVTGAASGIGAAVAARFVAEGASVLVCDVDTGRGAALAGELGPRARFRRVDVLRESDVEGAVAEVLDRDGRLDCLVANAGAVGRWRFVDDVPADEWDAAFALLCRSVLFGIKHAVPPMRASGHGSIVATGSVAGVRTGYGPHAHGAAKAAVAQLVRSAAVELAPDGIRVNTLVPGGVATRIVGHGAGLTGDALDRSVGTVRENLRSLQPLPRAGEPDDLADAAVFLASDASGFVTGQELVVDGGASLGRGWPADAVRAAARAQQRHR, encoded by the coding sequence GTGACGGGCTCCGCGCTGGCCGGGCGCACCGCGGTCGTGACCGGGGCGGCGAGCGGGATCGGGGCGGCGGTCGCCGCGCGGTTCGTCGCCGAGGGCGCCTCGGTGCTCGTATGCGACGTCGACACCGGGCGCGGTGCGGCGCTCGCCGGCGAGCTGGGGCCGCGGGCCCGGTTCCGGCGGGTCGACGTGCTGCGGGAGTCCGACGTGGAGGGCGCCGTCGCGGAGGTGCTCGACCGGGACGGCCGTCTGGACTGCCTGGTCGCCAACGCCGGTGCCGTCGGCCGGTGGCGCTTCGTGGACGACGTCCCGGCCGACGAGTGGGACGCCGCGTTCGCGCTGCTCTGCCGCTCGGTCCTGTTCGGGATCAAGCACGCGGTGCCGCCGATGCGGGCCTCCGGGCACGGCAGCATCGTCGCCACCGGCAGCGTGGCGGGCGTGCGGACCGGGTACGGTCCGCACGCCCACGGGGCGGCGAAGGCCGCGGTCGCCCAGCTCGTCCGCAGCGCCGCCGTCGAGCTCGCCCCCGACGGGATCCGGGTGAACACGCTCGTCCCCGGCGGTGTGGCGACGCGGATCGTGGGGCACGGCGCGGGCCTCACCGGTGACGCGCTGGACCGCTCGGTCGGCACGGTCCGGGAGAACCTGCGGTCGTTGCAGCCGCTGCCCCGTGCCGGGGAGCCCGACGACCTGGCCGACGCCGCGGTGTTCCTCGCCTCGGACGCGTCGGGCTTCGTCACCGGCCAGGAGCTGGTGGTGGACGGCGGCGCGTCCCTGGGCCGGGGGTGGCCCGCCGACGCGGTCCGGGCGGCGGCCCGGGCGCAGCAGCGCCACCGCTGA
- a CDS encoding enoyl-CoA hydratase/isomerase family protein: MTTTGDAVPAPDDRPVLTDRPEPGILRITLNRPGALNAMSAELIEALHDELRAVQEDSGVRAIVLTGAGRAFCAGLDLRGYGDPPGSPAEEGRSQAGMRVQQHISSLGETFRRVRAPIIGAVNGAAVGGGMALAVFCDIRLMARSAILQASFIRRGLGGTDIGLSWLLPRMVGFARATDLILTGRTVDADEAERIGLVAAVVDDDVLQEAALERARLIAGHSPFGVWMSKEVLWANQETGSFQAAVELENRSQILTALTKDHREAVEAFLEKRPPVFRNR, translated from the coding sequence ATGACGACCACCGGCGACGCCGTACCCGCACCGGACGACCGGCCGGTCCTGACCGACCGGCCGGAGCCGGGGATCCTGCGGATCACCCTGAACCGGCCCGGGGCGCTCAACGCCATGAGTGCGGAGCTGATCGAGGCCCTGCACGACGAGCTGCGCGCGGTCCAGGAGGACTCCGGGGTCCGCGCGATCGTGCTCACCGGCGCCGGCCGGGCGTTCTGCGCGGGCCTCGACCTCCGTGGCTACGGGGACCCACCGGGCAGCCCCGCGGAGGAGGGACGCTCCCAGGCGGGGATGCGCGTCCAGCAGCACATCTCGAGCCTCGGCGAGACCTTCCGGCGGGTCCGGGCTCCGATCATCGGCGCCGTCAACGGCGCGGCGGTCGGTGGCGGCATGGCGCTGGCCGTGTTCTGCGACATCCGACTGATGGCACGCTCGGCGATCCTGCAGGCGTCGTTCATCCGGCGCGGTCTCGGCGGCACCGACATCGGGCTGAGCTGGCTGCTGCCCCGGATGGTCGGCTTCGCCCGGGCGACCGACCTGATCCTCACCGGCCGGACGGTCGACGCGGACGAGGCGGAGCGGATCGGCCTGGTCGCGGCGGTCGTCGACGACGACGTGCTGCAGGAGGCCGCCCTGGAGCGGGCCCGGCTCATCGCCGGCCACAGCCCCTTCGGCGTGTGGATGAGCAAGGAGGTCCTGTGGGCGAACCAGGAGACCGGCAGCTTTCAGGCGGCGGTCGAGCTGGAGAACCGCTCGCAGATCCTGACCGCGCTGACGAAGGACCACCGCGAGGCGGTCGAGGCGTTCCTGGAGAAGCGCCCGCCCGTGTTCCGGAACCGGTGA
- a CDS encoding SDR family oxidoreductase — MPSPDAAARRVALLTGGARGIGAAVARRLAADGHAVAVDYATSGAEAEALVGEIRGAGGTAECLQADVTDPAAVTELVERVTALWAAPSVLVNNAGMNLTASARRLDPADWDRVIGVNLSGAFYCTHAVLPAMYEAGHGRIVFVGSPAAGRSVLPGTGAYAAAKAGVGALVEVLAKETARRGITVNSVIPGFVETGMTRGEGERAMEVLRGQWPEIPPDAVADAVSYLVSDRAAHVSGEQLGVWLGGPSGLHR; from the coding sequence GTGCCGTCACCCGACGCCGCGGCCCGGCGGGTCGCGCTGCTCACCGGAGGGGCCCGCGGGATCGGGGCCGCGGTCGCCCGGCGGCTCGCGGCCGACGGCCACGCCGTCGCCGTCGACTACGCGACCAGCGGAGCCGAGGCCGAGGCGCTCGTCGGGGAGATCCGGGGAGCCGGCGGGACCGCGGAGTGCCTGCAGGCCGACGTCACCGATCCCGCCGCGGTGACGGAGCTGGTCGAACGGGTGACCGCGCTGTGGGCCGCGCCGTCGGTCCTGGTCAACAACGCTGGGATGAACCTGACCGCGTCGGCCCGGCGGCTCGATCCCGCCGACTGGGACCGGGTGATCGGCGTCAACCTCAGCGGGGCCTTCTACTGCACGCACGCCGTGCTCCCGGCGATGTACGAGGCGGGGCACGGCCGGATCGTGTTCGTCGGCAGCCCGGCGGCCGGCCGGTCGGTCCTGCCCGGGACCGGTGCCTACGCCGCCGCGAAGGCGGGCGTCGGGGCGCTGGTCGAGGTGCTGGCCAAGGAGACGGCGCGCCGCGGGATCACGGTCAACTCCGTGATCCCCGGGTTCGTCGAGACCGGGATGACCCGCGGCGAGGGGGAGCGGGCTATGGAGGTCCTCCGTGGACAGTGGCCGGAGATCCCGCCCGACGCCGTCGCCGACGCCGTGTCCTACCTCGTCTCGGACCGTGCGGCACACGTCTCGGGCGAGCAGCTGGGTGTGTGGCTGGGCGGCCCGTCCGGCCTGCACCGGTAG
- a CDS encoding TetR/AcrR family transcriptional regulator: MPDRSPPVTARPSAAVERILDAADACFAHYGIAKTTMEDVASAAEISRATLYRTFSDRESLLTALVRRRARMNIERSRARIMALDSLTERVVEGITLNVRVGHRDPLMHALVSPEQMALANTLLSSTGLATELTHEFWEPVLTAARDTGEIRADLDLVGLCEWISRLEIMFIVQLEDTPEDTDRIRRLVADFVVPALTAAG, translated from the coding sequence GTGCCCGACCGCTCGCCTCCGGTGACCGCCCGGCCCTCCGCTGCCGTCGAGCGGATCCTCGACGCCGCCGACGCGTGCTTCGCCCACTACGGCATCGCCAAGACGACAATGGAGGACGTCGCATCGGCGGCGGAGATCTCCCGCGCGACGCTCTACCGCACGTTCTCCGACCGAGAGAGCCTCCTGACGGCGCTGGTCCGCCGCCGCGCGCGGATGAACATCGAGCGCAGCCGGGCCCGGATCATGGCGCTGGACTCGCTCACCGAGCGCGTCGTGGAGGGCATCACGCTCAACGTCCGGGTCGGGCACCGGGACCCGCTGATGCACGCGCTGGTCTCCCCCGAGCAGATGGCGCTGGCGAACACCCTCCTGAGCTCGACCGGGCTGGCGACGGAGCTGACCCACGAGTTCTGGGAGCCCGTCCTGACCGCGGCACGGGACACCGGTGAGATCCGGGCGGACCTCGACCTGGTCGGCCTGTGCGAGTGGATCTCCCGGCTGGAGATCATGTTCATCGTCCAGCTGGAGGACACCCCGGAGGACACGGACCGCATCCGCCGGCTCGTGGCCGACTTCGTCGTCCCCGCGCTCACGGCGGCTGGCTGA
- a CDS encoding aromatic ring-hydroxylating oxygenase subunit alpha — translation MTLLNDDVAHTLAEHLRAGTTEMSPTDLRVPISHFVGEERAAQERALLKRLPVIVGHGSEIARPGSFLTREILGMPLIVVRRSDGTVGSYLNICRHRGGRVEDEPCGQKRIFTCHYHGWSYSREDGGLRGVPYDDFYTHVDKDRHGLHRIRTEERHGFLFAVLSGDQDLDIDDWLGPEVDAQLSPYGLGGAEIFLDESFTLDINWKIVLDGAIDVLHPKFLHPEGVGKLIETNTSVWRQYGRHGQSFSPRTRMGDLARAGEEVDADFRLMGSNLFLYPNSMVISTPDHVEFWTVWPDTTDPNRSTTQIRFLVRPEKRTERIERRIRRSWEILQDAAVNEDWPMELTIQQNAAAWPHGTFLYGRNEQACQHLHRELAADLGD, via the coding sequence ATGACACTGCTGAACGACGACGTCGCACACACCCTCGCCGAGCACCTGCGTGCCGGGACCACGGAGATGTCCCCGACCGACCTCCGGGTGCCGATCTCGCACTTCGTCGGCGAGGAGCGGGCCGCGCAGGAGCGGGCGCTCCTGAAGCGGCTCCCGGTGATCGTCGGGCACGGTTCGGAGATCGCGAGGCCCGGCAGCTTTCTGACCCGCGAGATCCTCGGGATGCCGCTGATCGTCGTCCGCCGGTCGGACGGCACGGTCGGCTCCTACCTCAACATCTGCCGGCACCGCGGCGGCCGGGTGGAGGACGAGCCGTGCGGGCAGAAGCGGATCTTCACCTGCCACTACCACGGCTGGAGCTACTCCCGGGAGGACGGCGGCCTGCGCGGCGTGCCGTACGACGACTTCTACACCCACGTCGACAAGGACCGGCACGGCCTGCACCGGATCCGGACCGAGGAGCGGCACGGCTTCCTGTTCGCCGTCCTGTCCGGCGACCAGGACCTCGACATCGACGACTGGCTGGGCCCCGAGGTGGACGCGCAGCTGTCGCCCTACGGCCTCGGCGGCGCTGAGATCTTCCTCGACGAGTCGTTCACCCTGGACATCAACTGGAAGATCGTCCTCGACGGTGCGATCGACGTCCTGCACCCGAAGTTCCTGCACCCCGAGGGCGTCGGGAAGCTGATCGAGACGAACACCAGCGTGTGGCGGCAGTACGGCCGGCACGGCCAGTCCTTCAGTCCGCGGACACGGATGGGCGATCTCGCCCGCGCCGGGGAGGAGGTCGACGCCGACTTCCGGCTGATGGGTAGCAACCTGTTCCTCTACCCGAACTCGATGGTCATCTCGACGCCGGACCACGTCGAGTTCTGGACCGTGTGGCCCGACACGACCGACCCGAACCGGTCGACGACGCAGATCCGGTTCCTGGTCCGCCCGGAGAAGCGGACCGAGCGGATCGAGCGGCGGATCCGGCGGAGCTGGGAGATCCTGCAGGACGCGGCCGTGAACGAGGACTGGCCGATGGAGCTGACGATCCAGCAGAACGCGGCCGCGTGGCCGCACGGGACGTTCCTCTACGGCCGCAACGAGCAGGCCTGCCAGCACCTGCACCGCGAGCTCGCCGCCGACCTGGGCGACTGA
- a CDS encoding CaiB/BaiF CoA transferase family protein: MGGYSLLDGVRVVEVAQLAPSSVGGHLADLGADVIKIETPGRGEGVRYAGAQAVGGPDGPGFMHLRWNRGKRSVELDLRTAEGVEAFLRLAASADAVVEGTRHGYLDRLGLGWERLAGQRPSTVLCEVSGTGAEGPYRDLATGGMWFDAYAGLRTVDTARPSPPGVMGGSAETPQAMYAVGAYGAMAVLAAVLRARTTGVGARLQVSSADVAIAWMPDRIDGALNAGRTHRRPGWTADGRLPDWPLLDAYATKDGGAMVFGSHTPKFWRAFCDAVDRPDLLEVDLASVDEGSDARARHVWRELDAVFRTRTRAEWTALFLAHDIAGGPVNTVTELVDDPHFTARATTYDQDGFRFAASPVRVVGEEFAPQRAPEFGAHTDEVLGEIRASRPSITTTTRGTET; encoded by the coding sequence GTGGGCGGATACTCGTTGCTCGACGGCGTGCGTGTCGTCGAGGTCGCGCAGCTGGCGCCGTCGTCGGTCGGCGGGCACCTCGCCGATCTCGGCGCGGACGTCATCAAGATCGAGACGCCCGGCCGCGGCGAGGGCGTCCGGTACGCCGGGGCGCAGGCCGTCGGCGGACCGGACGGCCCCGGGTTCATGCACCTGCGGTGGAACCGCGGCAAGCGCAGCGTCGAGCTCGACCTGCGCACGGCGGAGGGCGTCGAGGCATTCCTCCGGCTCGCCGCGTCCGCCGACGCGGTGGTCGAGGGGACGAGGCACGGGTATCTCGACCGGCTCGGGCTCGGCTGGGAGCGCCTGGCCGGGCAGCGCCCGTCGACCGTGCTGTGCGAGGTCTCCGGGACCGGGGCCGAGGGGCCGTACCGCGACCTCGCCACCGGCGGGATGTGGTTCGACGCCTACGCCGGGCTGCGCACGGTGGACACCGCGCGGCCCTCCCCGCCCGGGGTGATGGGCGGCTCGGCGGAGACCCCGCAGGCGATGTACGCCGTGGGCGCGTACGGCGCAATGGCGGTCCTGGCGGCGGTGCTGCGGGCTCGCACCACCGGAGTGGGCGCGCGCCTGCAGGTGAGCAGCGCCGACGTCGCGATCGCCTGGATGCCGGACCGGATCGACGGCGCGCTGAACGCCGGCCGCACCCACCGGCGTCCGGGCTGGACCGCCGACGGGCGGCTGCCGGACTGGCCGCTGCTCGACGCGTACGCCACGAAGGACGGCGGCGCGATGGTGTTCGGCTCGCACACGCCGAAGTTCTGGCGGGCGTTCTGCGACGCGGTCGACCGGCCGGACCTGCTGGAGGTCGATCTCGCGTCGGTGGACGAGGGGTCCGACGCGCGCGCCCGGCACGTCTGGCGGGAGCTCGACGCGGTGTTCCGCACCCGGACTCGGGCCGAGTGGACCGCGCTGTTCCTGGCCCACGACATCGCGGGAGGCCCGGTCAACACGGTGACCGAGCTGGTGGACGACCCGCACTTCACGGCCCGCGCCACTACCTACGACCAGGACGGGTTCCGGTTCGCCGCCAGCCCCGTCCGGGTCGTCGGGGAGGAGTTCGCGCCGCAGCGGGCCCCGGAGTTCGGGGCCCACACCGACGAGGTGCTCGGGGAGATCCGAGCGTCCCGCCCGTCGATCACCACCACTACCCGGGGGACCGAGACATGA
- a CDS encoding TIGR03621 family F420-dependent LLM class oxidoreductase, translated as MSGFRFGVLSTGATCGPGGWPAFARRVEDQGWSVLQVPQHFSVPSVPPLPALATAAATTSELTVGTLVLDNETGHPAVVARDAAWLAAATGGRFELGIGAGWMAADHTMLGHPFREPAERVDRLGEALALIRGCWAGRTSFAGTHYVLDALPEGAATAAPPRLLVGGGGRRVLDLAARHADVVGIAPDMRSGRIGRDAARTTGREQVTAKAARIRELAAARGATVELHMSITGIHDRADTARIDRLADSFGVAPGEVPRLPSVLVGDTAEIADELRRRRDETGVSYLTVNETLLERMAPVVAELAGT; from the coding sequence ATGTCGGGATTCCGTTTCGGGGTGCTCAGCACCGGTGCCACCTGCGGTCCGGGAGGCTGGCCGGCGTTCGCCCGGCGGGTCGAGGACCAGGGCTGGTCGGTGCTCCAGGTCCCCCAGCACTTCAGCGTGCCGTCGGTACCTCCGCTGCCCGCGCTCGCGACGGCGGCCGCGACCACGTCGGAGCTGACCGTCGGGACGCTGGTGCTGGACAACGAGACCGGCCACCCGGCCGTCGTCGCGCGGGACGCCGCGTGGCTCGCCGCCGCGACCGGCGGCCGGTTCGAGCTGGGCATCGGGGCGGGCTGGATGGCCGCCGACCACACGATGCTCGGCCACCCGTTCCGGGAGCCGGCCGAGCGGGTCGACCGCCTCGGCGAGGCACTCGCGCTGATCCGGGGGTGCTGGGCCGGGCGGACGTCGTTCGCCGGGACCCACTACGTGCTGGACGCCCTGCCGGAGGGGGCCGCCACCGCGGCCCCGCCGCGGCTGCTCGTGGGCGGCGGCGGGCGGCGGGTGCTCGATCTCGCGGCCCGGCACGCCGACGTCGTCGGGATCGCCCCGGACATGCGGAGCGGCCGGATCGGCCGCGACGCGGCACGCACCACCGGGCGGGAGCAGGTCACCGCCAAGGCGGCCCGCATCCGGGAGCTGGCCGCGGCCCGCGGGGCCACGGTCGAGCTGCACATGTCGATCACCGGGATCCACGACCGCGCCGACACCGCCCGGATCGACCGACTGGCCGACAGCTTCGGCGTCGCGCCCGGCGAGGTACCGCGGCTGCCCAGCGTGCTCGTGGGGGACACCGCGGAGATCGCCGACGAGCTCCGCCGCCGCCGCGACGAGACTGGCGTGAGCTACCTGACGGTGAACGAGACGCTGCTGGAGCGGATGGCCCCGGTCGTCGCCGAGCTCGCCGGGACCTGA
- a CDS encoding acyl-CoA dehydrogenase family protein, producing METDLYEADHEAYRETARAFVTREVVPNVERWDTDRQIDRETWKKAGAAGLVGLAVPEEYGGAGEPDYRFRFVLSEEIAAAGAASLQSAFGTNDDIVLGYLLNLAGPEQRERWLPGFATGETIAAIAMSEPAAGSDLRGIATTAVRDGDHWVLNGSKTFISNGITSDLVVVVTRTDPDARSAGYSLFVVERDTPGFERGRKLDKIGLPGQDTAELFFQDARVPAANLLGELGGGLPALMQNLPRERMGIAVAAQCSAEAAFRWTLDHTRERTAFGKPLAAQQSVGFTLADLRTRIKVTRSYVDRCVRELNAGRLTPVDAAKAKWWATEMQWQVIDAGVQLHGGYGYMTEYPIARAFTDARVQRIYGGANEVMKEIISRDLVRD from the coding sequence GTGGAGACCGACCTGTACGAGGCCGACCACGAGGCGTACCGCGAGACGGCCCGGGCCTTCGTGACCCGGGAGGTGGTGCCCAACGTGGAGCGGTGGGACACCGACCGGCAGATCGACCGGGAGACGTGGAAGAAGGCGGGCGCGGCCGGCCTGGTCGGGCTCGCGGTGCCGGAGGAGTACGGCGGCGCGGGGGAGCCGGACTACCGGTTCCGCTTCGTGCTGTCCGAGGAGATCGCCGCGGCCGGGGCGGCGTCCCTGCAGTCCGCGTTCGGGACCAACGACGACATCGTCCTCGGCTACCTGCTGAACCTCGCCGGCCCGGAGCAGCGGGAGCGCTGGCTCCCCGGCTTCGCGACCGGGGAGACGATCGCCGCCATCGCGATGAGCGAGCCGGCCGCGGGCAGTGACCTGCGGGGCATCGCGACGACCGCCGTCCGCGACGGCGACCACTGGGTCCTCAACGGCTCCAAGACGTTCATCAGCAACGGGATCACCTCGGACCTGGTCGTCGTCGTGACCCGCACCGACCCGGACGCGCGCTCCGCCGGGTACTCCCTGTTCGTCGTCGAGCGGGACACCCCGGGCTTCGAGCGCGGCCGCAAGCTGGACAAGATCGGGCTCCCCGGCCAGGACACCGCGGAGCTGTTCTTCCAGGACGCGCGGGTGCCGGCGGCCAACCTGCTCGGCGAGCTCGGCGGCGGACTGCCCGCGCTGATGCAGAACCTGCCCCGTGAGCGGATGGGCATCGCGGTCGCCGCGCAGTGCTCGGCCGAGGCCGCGTTCCGGTGGACGCTCGACCACACCCGCGAGCGCACGGCCTTCGGCAAGCCGCTCGCCGCGCAGCAGAGCGTCGGGTTCACCCTCGCCGACCTCCGGACCCGGATCAAGGTGACCCGCAGCTACGTCGACCGGTGCGTCCGCGAGCTGAACGCGGGCCGGCTCACCCCGGTGGACGCGGCCAAGGCCAAGTGGTGGGCCACCGAGATGCAGTGGCAGGTGATCGACGCCGGGGTCCAGCTGCACGGCGGCTACGGCTACATGACCGAGTACCCGATCGCGCGTGCCTTCACCGACGCCCGGGTCCAGCGGATCTACGGCGGCGCGAACGAGGTCATGAAGGAGATCATCAGCCGGGACCTCGTCCGGGACTGA
- a CDS encoding FAD-dependent oxidoreductase, translating to MTHVITRSCCNDASCVEVCPVDCIHPTPDEPGYATAEMLYIDPDTCIDCAACIDVCPVSAIVPDEDLEPVDERYLRINAAWYDGREPAARTGRTEPEISSPEGAGPLRVAVVGTGPAACYAAESMLRRRGLDVEITMIDRLPVPGGLIRHGVAPDHQDTKGAGTALARTWGRRKVALHLNVEVGEHIGHDELLAHHHAVLYAVGAPGGRSLGITGEDLPGCSSATDFVAWYNGHPDAADRRFDLSGERAVVVGNGNVALDVARVLVAGEEHLAGTDTSAHALAALRDSAVREVVVLGRRGPAQAAFTTPELLALGDLPGIDVVVDPAEIELDEVTAARLEREPDPVLALKLDALRELAGREPGGAGRRIVLRFLTGPDEILGEERVEGVRVARNTAVADGDRVAARPTGETEDLDCGLVLTSVGYRGARIPEVPFDEQRGVLPNDDGRVTDPDTGEAVTGVYTAGWIKRGPSGVIGTNRWCAEDTVNALLADWSAGRLDTPRAGGPEFSALVAERRPEAMGLAEWKAIDAHERRTGRGEGRPRVKLVDIRDMLDVVEAAATR from the coding sequence ATGACCCATGTGATCACCCGCTCGTGCTGCAACGACGCGTCGTGCGTCGAGGTCTGCCCCGTCGACTGCATCCACCCGACGCCCGACGAGCCCGGTTACGCGACCGCCGAGATGCTCTACATCGATCCGGACACCTGCATCGACTGCGCGGCCTGCATCGACGTGTGCCCGGTGTCGGCGATCGTGCCGGACGAGGACCTCGAACCGGTCGACGAGCGCTACCTACGGATCAACGCGGCCTGGTACGACGGCCGGGAGCCGGCCGCGCGGACGGGGCGGACCGAGCCGGAGATCAGCTCGCCCGAGGGGGCGGGGCCGTTGCGGGTCGCCGTCGTCGGGACCGGGCCGGCCGCCTGCTACGCCGCGGAGAGCATGCTGCGCCGGCGCGGGCTGGACGTCGAGATCACGATGATCGACCGCCTGCCGGTGCCGGGCGGCCTGATCCGGCACGGCGTGGCTCCCGACCACCAGGACACCAAGGGCGCGGGCACCGCGCTCGCCCGCACCTGGGGGCGTCGGAAGGTCGCCCTGCACCTCAACGTCGAGGTGGGGGAGCACATCGGGCACGACGAGCTGCTCGCCCACCATCACGCAGTGCTCTATGCGGTCGGTGCCCCGGGCGGGCGGAGCCTCGGGATCACCGGGGAGGACCTGCCCGGCTGCAGCTCGGCCACCGACTTCGTGGCCTGGTACAACGGCCACCCGGACGCCGCGGACCGGCGGTTCGACCTGTCCGGCGAGCGCGCGGTCGTCGTCGGCAACGGCAACGTCGCCCTCGATGTCGCCCGCGTGCTGGTCGCGGGGGAGGAGCACCTGGCGGGCACCGACACCTCGGCGCACGCGCTCGCCGCGCTGCGGGACAGCGCGGTCCGCGAAGTCGTGGTCCTCGGCCGCCGGGGCCCCGCCCAGGCGGCGTTCACGACCCCCGAGCTCCTGGCGCTCGGCGACCTTCCCGGGATCGACGTCGTCGTCGACCCCGCGGAGATCGAGCTCGACGAGGTCACGGCGGCCCGGTTGGAGCGGGAGCCGGATCCGGTCCTCGCCCTGAAGCTGGACGCGCTGCGCGAGCTCGCCGGGCGCGAGCCGGGCGGTGCCGGCCGCCGCATCGTCCTCCGGTTCCTCACCGGGCCCGACGAGATCCTCGGGGAGGAGCGCGTCGAGGGCGTCCGCGTCGCGCGGAACACCGCGGTCGCCGACGGGGACCGGGTCGCCGCCCGGCCGACCGGCGAGACCGAGGACCTCGACTGCGGGCTCGTCCTCACCTCGGTCGGCTACCGCGGCGCGCGGATCCCCGAGGTGCCCTTCGACGAGCAGCGCGGAGTCCTCCCGAACGACGACGGACGGGTCACCGACCCGGACACCGGCGAGGCCGTCACCGGCGTCTACACCGCGGGCTGGATCAAGCGTGGCCCGAGCGGCGTGATCGGGACGAACCGCTGGTGTGCCGAGGACACCGTGAACGCCCTGCTGGCGGACTGGTCGGCGGGCCGGCTGGACACCCCGCGGGCCGGGGGGCCGGAGTTCTCGGCGCTGGTGGCCGAGCGGAGGCCCGAGGCGATGGGGCTCGCCGAGTGGAAGGCGATCGACGCCCACGAGCGGCGGACCGGCCGGGGCGAGGGACGCCCCCGGGTCAAGCTCGTCGACATCCGGGACATGCTCGACGTGGTCGAGGCCGCGGCGACCCGCTGA
- a CDS encoding class I adenylate-forming enzyme family protein: MATSVASALHWWARRKPDQQAVVVGDDAVTYRQLQDWSGRLARRLVGEGVSPGNRIGLMSTNSVEWVVTAWGIIKAGGVLVPLNPRLVASELHKILGDSGAGVVVTAEAHEETLKEVVGLGHDLTTVPFDEVGRLRTGGTDDFRIDLDPADPVAILFTSGSTGLSKGVVCTNRTLLDIVFENSLTDPGMRPGARTLLLLPLAFTPGLVYGVVITGVLGGTLVAEREMKPSRAVQLIEKHRITVMFGVPLIFQALAATPEFADADLSSLDTAIVGGAAVPVPLLEAYAAKDVVLRQIYGMTEVGGVATATWPEEAADHPDKCGSGNVFTEIKVVRHDGTECDPGENGEIVMRGPGVTPGYWQDEENTATALRDGWLHSGDLGNRDEGGRLTFVDRLKDLIITGGINVSPFELEAVISQIPGVKEVSVIAAEDERFGETPAAIVWGEGLDEASIIAECNRHMADYKVPRYVVVREDPLPRLPSGKIAKPAIRTEYSDITSTHQKVR, from the coding sequence ATGGCGACGTCAGTTGCATCGGCCCTGCACTGGTGGGCTCGTCGGAAGCCGGACCAGCAGGCCGTCGTCGTCGGCGACGACGCCGTGACCTACCGGCAGCTGCAGGACTGGTCCGGACGGCTCGCCCGCCGGCTGGTCGGGGAGGGCGTCTCGCCCGGCAACCGGATCGGCCTGATGAGCACGAACAGCGTCGAGTGGGTCGTGACGGCCTGGGGGATCATCAAGGCGGGCGGCGTGCTCGTCCCGCTCAACCCCCGGCTGGTCGCGAGCGAGCTGCACAAGATCCTCGGCGACTCCGGCGCCGGGGTGGTCGTGACCGCTGAGGCGCACGAGGAGACGCTCAAGGAGGTCGTCGGGCTCGGGCACGACCTCACGACCGTCCCGTTCGACGAGGTCGGCCGGCTCCGAACCGGCGGCACCGACGACTTCCGGATCGACCTCGACCCCGCGGACCCGGTGGCGATCCTGTTCACCAGCGGGTCGACCGGCCTGTCCAAGGGTGTCGTCTGCACCAACCGGACGCTGCTCGACATCGTCTTCGAGAACTCGCTGACCGACCCCGGGATGCGGCCCGGCGCGCGGACGCTCCTGCTGCTGCCCCTGGCCTTCACCCCGGGCCTGGTCTACGGCGTGGTGATCACCGGTGTGCTCGGCGGGACGCTGGTCGCGGAGCGGGAGATGAAGCCCTCGCGCGCCGTGCAGCTGATCGAGAAGCACCGGATCACCGTCATGTTCGGCGTGCCGCTGATCTTCCAGGCGCTAGCTGCGACCCCGGAGTTCGCCGACGCCGACCTCAGCAGCCTGGACACCGCGATCGTCGGTGGCGCGGCGGTACCCGTGCCGCTGCTGGAGGCGTACGCGGCGAAGGACGTCGTGCTCCGCCAGATCTACGGGATGACCGAGGTCGGCGGCGTCGCGACCGCGACGTGGCCGGAGGAGGCCGCCGACCACCCCGACAAGTGCGGCAGCGGCAACGTCTTCACCGAGATCAAGGTCGTCCGCCACGACGGCACCGAGTGCGATCCCGGCGAGAACGGCGAGATCGTCATGCGCGGGCCCGGTGTCACACCCGGGTACTGGCAGGACGAGGAGAACACCGCCACGGCGCTGCGCGACGGCTGGCTGCACAGCGGCGACCTCGGGAACCGCGACGAGGGCGGCCGGCTCACCTTCGTCGACCGGCTCAAGGACCTGATCATCACCGGTGGCATCAACGTGTCGCCGTTCGAGCTGGAGGCCGTGATCTCCCAGATCCCCGGGGTGAAGGAGGTCTCGGTGATCGCCGCCGAGGACGAGCGGTTCGGCGAGACCCCGGCGGCGATCGTCTGGGGCGAGGGCCTCGACGAGGCTTCGATCATCGCGGAGTGCAACCGGCACATGGCGGACTACAAGGTCCCGCGCTACGTCGTGGTCCGCGAGGACCCGCTGCCGCGGCTGCCCAGCGGGAAGATCGCGAAGCCGGCGATCCGCACCGAGTACTCGGACATCACGTCCACCCACCAGAAGGTGCGTTGA